One window of the Pseudofrankia sp. DC12 genome contains the following:
- the pyk gene encoding pyruvate kinase yields the protein MPRRAKIVCTLGPATNSPERVRALVDAGMDIARLNFSHGTHEQHATVYRKVREASEESGRAVGILADLQGPKIRLGTFASGGVTLVPGEQFTVTVRDVAGDQHQVGTTYPGLPGDVKTGDRILVDDGRLVLTIDGVTDTDVHTTVVIGGPVSNNKGMNIPNAALTVPALTDKDEEDLRYALELGVDMIALSFVRSAADADKVRKIMDEAGVHVPVIAKIEKPQAVAELDGIVEAFDGLMVARGDLGVELPLEDVPLVQKRVVSAARERAKPVIVATQVLESMISAPRPTRAEASDCANAVLDGADAIMLSAETSVGAYPIESVSTMARIIETAEHDLSRIPLLRTAPRTLGGAIAQAAVEVGAAVGARYLVAHTLSGDTARRLARYRSYVPVLGFTPIPNVRDQMALFWGVETFVVPFANSTDEMVRQVDEALLQIGRCSPGELVVVVAGTPPGVAGMTNTMRVHRIGEAV from the coding sequence GTGCCACGAAGAGCCAAGATTGTCTGCACGTTGGGTCCGGCCACCAACTCCCCCGAACGGGTGCGTGCCCTAGTCGACGCCGGAATGGACATCGCACGCCTCAACTTCTCCCATGGAACACACGAGCAACACGCGACGGTGTACCGGAAGGTCCGTGAGGCCAGTGAGGAGTCCGGCCGTGCGGTCGGCATCCTCGCCGACCTGCAGGGGCCGAAGATCCGGCTGGGGACCTTCGCATCCGGTGGGGTGACCCTGGTCCCCGGTGAGCAGTTCACGGTCACCGTCCGGGACGTCGCCGGCGACCAGCACCAGGTCGGCACCACCTACCCGGGACTGCCCGGCGACGTGAAGACCGGCGACCGGATCCTCGTCGACGACGGCCGGCTGGTGCTGACGATCGACGGAGTCACCGACACCGACGTCCACACCACGGTCGTCATCGGCGGGCCGGTCAGCAACAACAAGGGGATGAACATCCCCAATGCCGCCCTCACCGTCCCCGCGCTCACCGACAAGGACGAGGAGGACCTGCGCTACGCCCTTGAGCTGGGCGTCGACATGATCGCACTGTCGTTCGTCCGCTCGGCGGCCGACGCCGACAAGGTCCGCAAGATCATGGACGAGGCCGGGGTCCATGTCCCGGTCATCGCCAAGATCGAGAAGCCGCAGGCGGTCGCCGAGCTGGACGGCATCGTCGAGGCGTTCGACGGGCTGATGGTCGCCCGCGGTGACCTGGGCGTCGAGCTGCCGCTCGAGGACGTGCCGCTGGTCCAGAAGCGGGTGGTCAGCGCCGCCCGGGAGCGGGCCAAGCCGGTCATCGTCGCCACCCAGGTGCTCGAGTCGATGATCAGCGCCCCCCGGCCGACCAGGGCCGAGGCGAGCGACTGCGCCAACGCGGTCCTCGACGGCGCCGACGCGATCATGCTGTCGGCGGAGACCAGCGTCGGTGCCTACCCGATCGAGTCCGTCTCGACGATGGCCAGGATCATCGAGACCGCCGAGCACGACCTGTCCCGGATTCCGCTGCTGCGCACGGCGCCGCGCACCCTCGGTGGCGCGATCGCCCAGGCCGCCGTGGAGGTCGGCGCCGCCGTCGGCGCGCGGTACCTGGTCGCGCACACGCTGTCCGGCGACACCGCTCGCCGCCTGGCTCGCTACCGGTCGTACGTGCCGGTGCTGGGGTTCACCCCGATCCCCAACGTGCGAGACCAGATGGCGCTGTTCTGGGGCGTCGAGACCTTCGTCGTCCCGTTCGCGAACAGCACCGACGAGATGGTCCGCCAGGTCGACGAGGCGCTGCTCCAGATCGGCCGGTGCAGCCCGGGCGAGCTGGTCGTCGTCGTCGCCGGGACACCCCCGGGCGTGGCGGGCATGACCAACACCATGCGGGTGCACCGGATCGGCGAGGCGGTCTGA
- a CDS encoding ABC transporter ATP-binding protein, protein MSPPAGRNAWTTMSSFQRDRSVARQKLRPGTIRRIAGFARPYRRLLGAFLLVVVLDAALGTVLPLIYKAIIDDGISRGRVGLVEALAGVLAGLALVDASLSLLSRWLSVRIGEGLIFDMRSRVFDHVQRQPLAFFSRTQTGALITRLNNDVLGAQSAFTNTLSAVLSNILTVGFVLAAMFTLSWQVTLIALVLVPVFVVPAKKLAPRLASLTRESYGLNAEMNTTMTERFNVAGAQLAKLYGDPAREAAVFRRQAGRVRDIGVTQAMYGRVFFASMTLVAALATAVVYGLGGRYAAEGHIAVGTIVALTAYLTRLYGPLTQLSNVHVDVMTALVSFERVFEVLDLEPAITDRPGAVALAPPAGGTSIEFDHVGFRYPAASEVSLASLESVAVLDPRVPALVLHDVTFRVEPGELVALVGPSGAGKTTISQLVPRIYDAVDGTVRVGGQDVRDVTLASLRATVGVVTQDAHMFHDTIRANLRYARADAADDLMWAALEAAQIGALVRSLPDGLDTVVGERGYRLSGGEKQRLAIARLLVKEPSVVVLDEATAHLDSESEAAVQQALAAALTGRTALVIAHRLSTIRDADRILVIEDGRVAQEGRHAALLAHGGLYAELYRTQFAAESPAVAESPAGVAAA, encoded by the coding sequence ATGTCACCCCCGGCAGGTCGGAACGCCTGGACAACCATGAGCAGCTTCCAGCGCGACCGGTCGGTCGCCCGGCAGAAGCTGCGGCCGGGGACGATCCGGCGGATCGCCGGCTTCGCCCGGCCCTACCGGCGGCTGCTGGGCGCCTTCCTGTTGGTGGTGGTGCTCGACGCCGCGCTCGGCACGGTGCTGCCGCTGATCTACAAGGCGATCATCGACGATGGGATCAGCCGCGGCCGGGTCGGTCTCGTCGAGGCGCTCGCCGGCGTCCTCGCGGGCCTCGCGCTGGTCGACGCGAGCCTGTCGCTGCTGTCCCGCTGGCTGTCGGTCCGCATCGGCGAGGGCCTGATCTTCGACATGCGCTCCCGGGTGTTCGACCACGTGCAGCGTCAGCCACTGGCCTTCTTCAGCCGGACCCAGACCGGGGCGCTGATCACCCGGCTCAACAACGACGTGCTCGGCGCGCAGTCGGCGTTCACCAACACGCTGTCGGCCGTGCTCTCCAACATCCTGACGGTCGGGTTCGTCCTGGCCGCGATGTTCACGCTGTCCTGGCAGGTGACGCTGATCGCGCTGGTCCTGGTGCCGGTGTTCGTCGTCCCGGCCAAGAAACTGGCCCCGCGGCTGGCCTCGCTGACCCGGGAGAGCTACGGGCTCAACGCCGAGATGAACACCACGATGACCGAGCGGTTCAACGTCGCCGGCGCGCAGCTCGCCAAGCTCTACGGTGACCCGGCCCGCGAGGCCGCCGTCTTCCGCCGCCAGGCCGGCCGGGTCCGCGACATCGGTGTCACCCAGGCGATGTACGGGCGGGTCTTCTTCGCGTCGATGACGCTGGTGGCGGCGCTCGCGACCGCCGTCGTCTACGGCCTGGGCGGCCGGTACGCCGCCGAGGGCCACATCGCGGTCGGCACGATCGTGGCGCTGACCGCCTACCTCACCCGGCTCTACGGCCCGCTCACCCAGCTGTCCAACGTGCACGTCGACGTGATGACGGCGCTGGTGTCGTTCGAGCGGGTCTTCGAGGTGCTCGACCTGGAGCCGGCGATCACCGACCGGCCCGGCGCCGTCGCGCTCGCGCCGCCCGCCGGCGGCACGAGCATCGAGTTCGACCATGTCGGGTTCCGCTACCCGGCCGCCAGCGAGGTCTCGCTGGCGTCGCTGGAGTCGGTCGCCGTGCTCGACCCGCGCGTCCCGGCGCTGGTGCTGCACGACGTGACGTTCCGGGTCGAGCCGGGCGAGCTGGTCGCGCTGGTCGGCCCCTCGGGTGCCGGCAAGACGACGATCAGCCAGCTGGTGCCGCGGATCTACGACGCGGTCGACGGCACGGTCCGGGTCGGCGGCCAGGATGTGCGGGACGTCACGCTCGCCTCGCTGCGCGCGACCGTCGGCGTCGTCACCCAGGACGCGCACATGTTCCACGACACGATCCGGGCGAACCTCCGCTACGCCCGCGCCGACGCGGCCGACGACCTGATGTGGGCCGCGCTGGAGGCGGCCCAGATCGGGGCGCTCGTGCGCTCGCTGCCCGACGGCCTGGACACGGTTGTGGGTGAGCGCGGCTACCGCCTCTCCGGCGGCGAGAAGCAGCGGCTGGCGATCGCCCGGCTGCTGGTGAAGGAGCCGAGCGTCGTCGTGCTCGACGAGGCGACCGCCCACCTGGACAGCGAGTCGGAGGCGGCCGTGCAGCAGGCGCTCGCAGCCGCGCTGACCGGGCGGACAGCGCTCGTCATCGCCCACCGGCTCTCGACGATCCGGGACGCGGACCGCATCCTCGTCATCGAGGACGGCCGGGTCGCGCAGGAGGGCCGGCACGCCGCCCTGCTCGCTCACGGCGGCCTCTACGCGGAGCTGTACCGCACCCAGTTCGCCGCGGAGTCCCCGGCTGTTGCGGAGTCCCCGGCGGGCGTCGCCGCGGCTTAG